The nucleotide sequence ATCCACGAATTAATTTTTTATCACATGAATCATTTATATCAGATGGTAATACATTATCAACTGGATCACTCAATGGCACCTTTGATACGTTATTAGCTTTCATTGCTCAGGATAAAGGTGATAGATTTTCACAAGTTTGCGCAGGTCATTTATTGGTGACTCACTCAAGTAAAATAACACCTCTTTTATTTGATTACAGAAAACACACCGATAGTGCCATATATAAAGTTCAGGATTGGATAGAAAGTAATTTTCAAACTGAAATAAACATTGAGTTCTTAGCTCATAAATTTGGATTTAGTGAACGTAATTTAAAGCGTAGATTTGTTCTAGCTACTAAAATACCACCTAACAAATATATGCAAAAAGTTAGAATTGATAAGGCAAAAAAATTATTACTTACTACAACAATGACAATCAAGGAAATTTCATACAATGTAGGTTATGAGAATGATAGTTTCTTAAATAAAATATTTAAGAAACATACAGGGGCGACCCTATCAAAATGGAGAAAAATAACAAAGAGTTTAAAGTAATAAAATGATCTATCTAGATTTATGCAAGTAAATTATAGTAACGCTACATATCTCCCTAAGACAACTAAAAATTGAACATCAATATCCGCTTTAGTGGCTTAACTCTCTGCCATGAATAAGCTAGATTAGAACACTCTAAATAGCTTAAATATTTATTGATGCTAACGTCCGCTATCGTATCAGAGAAGACCTTTTTGATGCTGTTCAAGCGTGTTATAAAAGGTCTCGAATGTGGCAACTACAGCCCTTAGAGTGATATTTTAGAAGTTAACTATTTCAAAGTATAATTAAATTTTTTTAAAGGTCTTTCGGTGCTCAAACGTAATAATTCCAGTTTCCGATTTTATTTAACGGTTTCCATTTTTATTTAGAAGGTTCCAACTTTATTCAAGCTTTGCAGCTACCAAAGTAAAATTAATGCAACTACTGATTAAATACTCCTTGTGCAATTAAATATTTGCGCCAGTGCTGCCAAAGCTCTTCTATTGCTGGCTTGCAGTAATCGTTTTGCTTAATTAATACTTTTTTGGTCTTTGCAATATCTTGTTCATTCAATAAGGTTTTGATAAACAAATGTTGACCGTAATTTAAGTCTATTAGGCCTAAACGATAGTTGCGTCGAATGATTAAACCATAGCTTGTTTTGGGCTGTGCAAGCTCAGGCTGTTGTTGGGCATTAAATGCTCGGTAATATTCTAGAATAGGGTGTTTATGGCACAGAAGTTTACATACAGGAACTAAACTTAATTGTTTGTCAGGTGTATCAAACTTTGCTTGTATTTGCTCATGGTCTAATACGCTATTGGGTATTTCTTGATCAAACAAGTGATTTAAATCAGCTTCAAAATCAGCTAGTTCAATCATAAAATCAGGCCAGTCTTCTTTTACTTCTTGTTCGGCATCGGGGCGCGTTTGCTGTAAAAATTGACTGAAATCGTCTCCAAGGTTATTCAAACTATAATGCTTTGATGGGTAGCTATGTAAATACTGCTGCACAAACAGTTGGAAAATTTCATCGCCTAAAGCAAACTTTAAGGCACTAAATTGATTAGCCATACATTGTTGTAGGCGCATGACATAGCTGCGCTGATAGATCCCCAAATGCGCTTTAGCCGACATTCTAGCTGATGAATTTATTTCTTTGTTAACAAAATCTTGTTGTTGCTCTTGTAACCTCGAGCTTAATAATATTTGCTGGATTTCCACTTGTAGCATTGATAATGAACGGTTGAATAGAACCATCACTTTTCT is from Colwellia sp. Arc7-635 and encodes:
- a CDS encoding helix-turn-helix domain-containing protein, translated to MKNITILIYDYCWAMSVFSVTDFFRIVTIIEAHIGNEQSYNVTLVSEDGHRIKSACGVPITPHLGIDENTKPDLVIIPPIEGGKISINKPDNNKTNNWLKNQIESQVPIISFTTGADILAATGLFESRSLCTHWAFVSLLSRKYPRINFLSHESFISDGNTLSTGSLNGTFDTLLAFIAQDKGDRFSQVCAGHLLVTHSSKITPLLFDYRKHTDSAIYKVQDWIESNFQTEINIEFLAHKFGFSERNLKRRFVLATKIPPNKYMQKVRIDKAKKLLLTTTMTIKEISYNVGYENDSFLNKIFKKHTGATLSKWRKITKSLK
- a CDS encoding DNA-binding domain-containing protein — encoded protein: MVLFNRSLSMLQVEIQQILLSSRLQEQQQDFVNKEINSSARMSAKAHLGIYQRSYVMRLQQCMANQFSALKFALGDEIFQLFVQQYLHSYPSKHYSLNNLGDDFSQFLQQTRPDAEQEVKEDWPDFMIELADFEADLNHLFDQEIPNSVLDHEQIQAKFDTPDKQLSLVPVCKLLCHKHPILEYYRAFNAQQQPELAQPKTSYGLIIRRNYRLGLIDLNYGQHLFIKTLLNEQDIAKTKKVLIKQNDYCKPAIEELWQHWRKYLIAQGVFNQ